One Nonomuraea angiospora DNA segment encodes these proteins:
- a CDS encoding ABC transporter ATP-binding protein, protein MIEITGLTKRYGNKTAVDGLTFSVHPGRVTGFLGPNGAGKSTTMRAILGLDRLDAGSVTVNGRAYAGLPRPMREVGALLDARAVHPRRTARNHLLCIAQTNAIPARRVDEVLRLVGLESVAGKRAGGFSLGMGQRLGIAVALLGDPKVLLFDEPVNGLDPEGIKWIRELMRGLAAEGRTVLVSSHLMSEMAQTADHLVVIGRGKLIADIGITEFVRQGSNVLVRAEEHELLVPLLTEAGATVHPGADGALIVTGLEPREIGKAALAAGVVLTELTPQRSLEQAYMDLTRDSIEFQASVA, encoded by the coding sequence ATGATCGAAATAACCGGCTTGACAAAACGCTATGGCAATAAGACGGCAGTCGACGGATTGACGTTCAGCGTCCACCCGGGGCGGGTCACCGGATTTCTCGGCCCCAACGGCGCGGGCAAATCCACCACGATGAGGGCCATTCTCGGCCTCGACCGCCTCGACGCGGGCAGCGTGACGGTCAACGGCCGCGCCTACGCGGGGCTGCCCCGGCCGATGCGCGAGGTGGGCGCCCTGCTGGACGCCCGCGCCGTGCACCCGAGGCGCACCGCCCGCAACCACCTGCTCTGCATCGCCCAGACCAACGCCATCCCCGCCCGGCGGGTGGACGAGGTCCTGCGCCTGGTCGGGCTGGAGTCGGTGGCGGGCAAGCGCGCCGGCGGCTTCTCGCTGGGCATGGGGCAGCGGCTCGGCATCGCGGTGGCGCTGCTCGGCGACCCGAAGGTGCTGTTATTCGACGAGCCCGTCAACGGCCTGGACCCCGAGGGCATCAAGTGGATCCGCGAGCTGATGCGGGGGCTGGCCGCGGAAGGCCGCACCGTGCTGGTCTCCAGCCACCTGATGAGCGAGATGGCGCAGACCGCCGACCATCTCGTCGTGATCGGCAGGGGCAAGCTGATCGCCGACATCGGCATCACCGAGTTCGTCCGGCAGGGCTCCAACGTGCTGGTGCGGGCCGAGGAGCACGAGCTGCTCGTCCCGCTCCTGACCGAGGCCGGCGCCACCGTCCACCCGGGCGCCGACGGCGCCCTCATCGTCACCGGGCTGGAGCCCAGGGAGATCGGCAAGGCGGCACTGGCCGCCGGGGTGGTGCTGACGGAGCTGACGCCGCAGCGCTCCCTGGAGCAGGCCTACATGGATCTGACCCGTGACAGCATCGAGTTCCAGGCGAGTGTGGCATGA
- a CDS encoding FG-GAP repeat domain-containing protein codes for MASSFANGQCRSFRGDGRPDLLVRNTETGELFVHPHSGEFNGTETYGDPVKIGDGFGWWRFFFVRAVDATGDGRADICAFSASEYGINPGENGEHGFFLLRNLGGPGEIGPFAEPIRVSGKRDDGREWETIGFADVTRTGADDTFGKGKDAGNVDVFPHRDQGVVRNDTYDKDPVRLTEVGVDDLPIAMADFTGNGNLDLLVRRANGDLDLYEFAAPPGTPAAATTEGTWYTVAHGWQDMRLMTLADVDLDGRPDLLGLRPDGTLEAYLHSGKFRPEDPLDLFREPVTVGTGFGNYDVIS; via the coding sequence ATGGCGTCGAGTTTCGCGAACGGCCAATGCCGTTCCTTCCGCGGCGACGGGCGGCCGGACCTGTTGGTGCGCAACACCGAAACCGGGGAATTGTTCGTCCATCCGCACAGCGGCGAGTTCAACGGCACCGAGACCTACGGCGATCCGGTGAAGATCGGTGACGGCTTCGGCTGGTGGCGGTTCTTCTTCGTCCGCGCCGTGGACGCGACCGGCGACGGGCGCGCCGACATCTGCGCGTTCAGCGCCAGCGAGTACGGCATCAACCCCGGCGAGAACGGCGAGCACGGCTTCTTCCTGCTGCGCAACCTGGGCGGCCCCGGCGAGATCGGCCCGTTCGCCGAGCCGATCCGGGTGTCCGGCAAGCGCGACGACGGCCGGGAGTGGGAGACGATCGGGTTCGCCGACGTGACCCGCACCGGCGCCGACGACACGTTCGGCAAGGGCAAGGACGCCGGCAACGTGGACGTCTTCCCCCACCGTGACCAGGGGGTCGTGCGGAACGACACCTACGACAAGGACCCGGTGCGGCTCACCGAGGTCGGCGTCGACGACCTCCCCATCGCCATGGCCGACTTCACCGGCAACGGCAACCTGGACCTGCTGGTCCGCCGCGCGAACGGCGACCTCGACCTGTACGAGTTCGCGGCCCCGCCCGGCACCCCGGCCGCCGCGACCACCGAGGGCACCTGGTACACCGTCGCCCACGGCTGGCAGGACATGCGCCTGATGACGCTGGCCGACGTCGACCTGGACGGCCGGCCCGACCTGCTGGGCCTGCGCCCCGACGGAACGCTCGAGGCGTACCTCCACTCCGGGAAGTTCAGGCCCGAGGACCCGCTCGACCTCTTCCGCGAGCCGGTCACCGTCGGCACCGGATTCGGCAATTACGACGTCATCAGCTGA
- a CDS encoding isochorismate synthase — MHVADIDLPGFLEVHAKATAEARNNDCPALATWRQEIPPVDPAGLLRPLFERSTRTFVWMSPHSTVMAMGSATDFTHAGHDRFAGIRRGWERAAGTAVSGGPGRRAMPSLVGGFAFAPRPGPLPEALMWVPRVLISRDPDGTTTLALSVSVDPRPTTTDGPARTVADAFALISSAGIRPCPSPLLPGTTMIEVPSASEWKALVAHTTEQIARGRFDKAVLARQLRITSPWGYDLASVLGSLRDTQPGSTVFAVSAYGHAFVGATPERLVGLRGGRAESMSLAASMPRGATPAEDACLRAALLQDDKSRREQRIVTATLRQAFDQVCRTVMVPDEPHVLDLPNLRHLHTRIVGEIADPETASVLDLVERLHPTPAVGGHPRHAALEWVRDAEPFDRGWYAGPVGWMNDEQEGEFAVAIRSAHVQDETATLYAGCGIVAGSDPEAELEETRLKFRPMLNALAIPLSERAPYRQSR, encoded by the coding sequence ATGCACGTCGCAGACATCGACTTGCCCGGCTTCCTGGAAGTGCACGCCAAGGCCACCGCCGAGGCGCGCAACAACGACTGCCCCGCGCTGGCGACCTGGCGCCAGGAGATCCCGCCCGTGGACCCGGCCGGGCTGCTGAGACCGCTGTTCGAGCGGTCCACGCGGACCTTCGTCTGGATGTCGCCGCACTCCACCGTCATGGCGATGGGCAGCGCGACGGACTTCACGCACGCCGGCCACGACCGGTTCGCCGGCATCCGGCGCGGCTGGGAGCGGGCGGCCGGGACCGCGGTCTCCGGCGGGCCGGGGCGGCGCGCCATGCCGTCGCTGGTCGGCGGGTTCGCCTTCGCGCCGCGCCCCGGGCCGCTGCCCGAGGCGCTGATGTGGGTGCCCAGGGTGCTGATCTCGCGCGATCCCGACGGCACGACCACGCTCGCGCTCAGCGTCAGCGTCGACCCCCGGCCCACCACGACGGACGGGCCGGCGCGCACGGTCGCGGACGCCTTCGCCCTGATCTCCTCCGCCGGGATCCGTCCCTGCCCCAGCCCCCTGCTCCCGGGCACGACCATGATCGAGGTCCCCTCAGCGTCGGAGTGGAAGGCGCTGGTCGCGCACACCACCGAGCAGATCGCCCGCGGCAGGTTCGACAAGGCCGTGCTGGCCCGCCAGCTGCGGATCACCTCGCCGTGGGGGTACGACCTGGCCTCCGTGCTGGGCTCCCTGCGCGACACGCAACCGGGGAGCACCGTCTTCGCCGTGTCCGCGTACGGGCACGCCTTCGTCGGCGCCACCCCCGAGCGGCTGGTCGGCCTGCGCGGCGGGCGGGCCGAGTCGATGAGCCTGGCGGCGTCCATGCCGCGCGGCGCGACGCCCGCCGAGGACGCGTGCCTGCGCGCCGCCCTGCTGCAGGACGACAAGAGCCGGCGCGAGCAGCGGATCGTCACCGCGACGCTGCGGCAGGCGTTCGACCAGGTGTGCCGCACGGTCATGGTGCCGGACGAGCCGCACGTGCTCGACCTGCCGAACCTGCGGCACCTGCACACCCGCATCGTCGGCGAGATCGCCGACCCGGAGACCGCCAGCGTCCTCGACCTGGTGGAGCGGCTGCACCCGACGCCCGCCGTCGGCGGCCATCCGCGCCACGCCGCGCTGGAGTGGGTGCGCGACGCCGAGCCCTTCGACCGCGGCTGGTACGCGGGCCCCGTCGGGTGGATGAACGACGAGCAGGAGGGCGAGTTCGCGGTGGCGATCCGCTCGGCACACGTGCAGGATGAGACCGCGACCCTGTACGCCGGATGCGGCATCGTGGCGGGCTCCGATCCGGAGGCCGAGCTGGAGGAGACCCGGCTCAAGTTCCGGCCCATGCTTAATGCGCTGGCGATTCCATTGTCGGAAAGGGCACCATATAGACAGTCCCGATGA
- a CDS encoding (2,3-dihydroxybenzoyl)adenylate synthase, with amino-acid sequence MLDGCTPWPEEFAERYRSAGHWRDETLGELLGARARSHPDKLALVAGTHRWSYAELDSRADRMAARLGEIGIGPGDRVVVQLPNVPELVALLFALFRIGALPVMALPAHRGSEITYFCEFTEAAAYVIPDVHVGFDYRDLAAEVAARVPTLKHVLVAGDPGGFTRLDYADAGAACLPRPDPAGVALFLLSGGTTGVPKLVPRAHQEWSYSGRAVAEACDYGEETVHLVSLPLCHNWPLTHGLLATFHAAGTLVLAPGPSPDETFPLIEREGVTETGLIPGAALLWMEAAEWDEYDLSSLRRVTIGGSKLQNELARRVEPALGCRLQQAFGMAEGLCGFHRWDDPQDVVLVSQGLPVSPDDEVRVVDEDDRDVTPGEVGQLLARGPYTVRGYYRAPEHNARTFTADGYYRTGDLVRLLPTGHIVFEGRVKDQINRGAEKIAAEEVENHLLAHPGVREVALVGLPDEVLGERACACVVPRGTPPALGDLTAFLRERGVAAFKFPDRLEIVQELPVTPLGKVSKKALAGMFS; translated from the coding sequence ATGCTGGACGGATGCACCCCCTGGCCGGAGGAGTTCGCCGAGCGCTACCGCTCGGCCGGTCACTGGCGCGACGAGACGCTGGGCGAGCTCCTCGGCGCGCGGGCCCGCTCCCACCCGGACAAGCTCGCTCTCGTGGCGGGCACCCACCGGTGGAGCTACGCCGAGCTGGACAGCCGGGCCGACCGCATGGCGGCGCGGCTGGGCGAGATCGGCATCGGCCCGGGTGACCGGGTCGTCGTGCAGCTCCCCAACGTCCCGGAGCTCGTCGCGCTGCTGTTCGCCCTGTTCAGGATCGGCGCCCTGCCGGTCATGGCGCTGCCGGCGCACCGCGGCAGCGAGATCACGTACTTCTGCGAGTTCACGGAGGCGGCCGCGTACGTCATCCCGGACGTGCACGTCGGGTTCGACTACCGGGACCTGGCCGCCGAGGTGGCCGCGCGGGTGCCCACGCTCAAGCACGTGCTCGTCGCGGGCGACCCGGGCGGCTTCACCAGGCTGGACTACGCGGACGCCGGGGCGGCCTGCCTGCCCCGGCCCGACCCCGCCGGCGTGGCGCTCTTCCTGCTGTCGGGCGGTACGACCGGTGTGCCCAAGCTCGTTCCCCGCGCGCACCAGGAGTGGTCCTACAGCGGGCGCGCGGTCGCCGAGGCGTGCGACTACGGCGAGGAGACCGTCCACCTGGTGAGCCTGCCGCTGTGCCACAACTGGCCGCTGACCCACGGGCTGCTGGCCACCTTCCACGCCGCCGGCACGCTCGTGCTGGCGCCCGGCCCCAGCCCGGACGAGACCTTCCCGCTCATCGAGCGGGAAGGGGTGACCGAGACCGGCCTCATCCCCGGCGCGGCCCTGCTGTGGATGGAGGCCGCCGAGTGGGACGAGTACGACCTGTCCAGCCTGCGCCGCGTCACGATCGGCGGCTCGAAGCTGCAGAACGAGCTGGCCCGCCGGGTCGAGCCCGCGCTCGGCTGCCGGCTCCAGCAGGCCTTCGGCATGGCCGAGGGATTGTGCGGGTTCCACCGATGGGACGATCCGCAGGACGTGGTCCTGGTCAGCCAGGGGCTGCCCGTCTCCCCGGACGACGAGGTGCGGGTCGTCGACGAGGACGACCGCGACGTCACGCCGGGCGAGGTGGGCCAGCTCCTGGCGCGCGGCCCGTACACGGTGCGCGGCTACTACCGGGCGCCCGAGCACAACGCCAGGACGTTCACCGCCGACGGCTACTACCGGACCGGCGACCTCGTACGGCTGCTGCCGACCGGGCACATCGTCTTCGAGGGCCGGGTCAAGGACCAGATCAACCGGGGCGCGGAGAAGATCGCGGCCGAGGAGGTGGAGAACCACCTGCTCGCGCACCCGGGCGTCAGGGAGGTCGCCCTGGTGGGCCTGCCCGACGAGGTGCTCGGCGAGCGGGCGTGCGCGTGCGTCGTGCCCCGCGGCACGCCGCCGGCGCTCGGCGACCTGACCGCGTTCCTGCGAGAACGCGGGGTAGCGGCCTTCAAGTTCCCGGACCGCCTGGAGATCGTCCAGGAGCTCCCTGTCACCCCGCTCGGCAAGGTCAGCAAGAAGGCGCTCGCCGGGATGTTCAGCTAA
- a CDS encoding ABC transporter permease: MSVAIADTIRSEWTKFRTIPSNIPTILTAVALMVGLGAATANGAAKGYLAASETGRAVFDPTYISMYGGFLFAQITVGALGVLVVTHEYATGLIRTSVTVVPRRGRLLAAKVATFGLIALLMGLVAGFGAYFLGQRVIGAAGAPTASLGQPGVLRAVVGMGLIWALVGLVGVAVGGLMRATMSATTVVVAINFIIPVITPRLLPDAVGDWVTTYWPISAGLQVTTTVQLPDRMLPWSGFGVMAAFTAVLLLAAFALFRSRDT, from the coding sequence ATGAGCGTGGCCATCGCGGACACGATCCGCTCCGAGTGGACCAAGTTCCGCACGATACCGTCCAACATCCCCACGATCCTCACCGCCGTGGCGCTCATGGTCGGCCTGGGCGCGGCCACCGCCAACGGCGCGGCCAAGGGCTACCTGGCGGCCTCCGAGACCGGCAGGGCGGTGTTCGACCCCACCTACATCAGCATGTACGGCGGGTTCCTGTTCGCCCAGATCACCGTGGGCGCGCTGGGCGTGCTGGTGGTGACCCACGAGTACGCCACGGGCCTGATCCGCACCAGCGTGACCGTGGTCCCGCGGCGCGGCCGGCTGCTGGCCGCCAAAGTGGCCACGTTCGGGCTGATCGCCCTGCTGATGGGCCTGGTGGCGGGCTTCGGCGCGTACTTCCTCGGCCAGCGGGTGATCGGGGCGGCCGGCGCGCCCACCGCCTCGCTCGGCCAGCCGGGCGTGCTGCGCGCAGTCGTCGGCATGGGCCTGATCTGGGCGCTGGTCGGCCTGGTCGGCGTGGCGGTCGGCGGCCTGATGCGGGCCACGATGAGCGCGACGACCGTGGTGGTGGCGATCAACTTCATCATCCCCGTCATCACGCCCAGGCTGCTGCCCGACGCGGTCGGCGACTGGGTGACGACGTACTGGCCGATCTCGGCCGGCCTCCAGGTCACCACCACCGTGCAGCTGCCCGACCGGATGCTGCCGTGGTCCGGGTTCGGCGTGATGGCCGCGTTCACCGCGGTCCTGCTGCTCGCGGCGTTCGCGCTGTTCCGCTCGCGCGACACCTGA